From Frateuria aurantia DSM 6220, one genomic window encodes:
- the ilvC gene encoding ketol-acid reductoisomerase, which yields MTDTPATTAPLAQARIAVIGYGSQGRAHALNLKDSGLDVIVGLRKDGPSWQKAIEDGFAVAEPSAAVAEADLVAVLTPDMVQPELYRTAIEPNIKPGATLLFAHGFNVHFGQIKPRADIDVVLVAPKGPGALVRREFEIGRGVPCLFAVYQDTTGHAEERAKAYAAGLGGARALLIRTDFKEETETDLFGEQAVLCGGASELVIKGFETLVEAGYQPEIAYYEVLHELKLIVDLFYEGGISRMLEFISETAQYGDYVSGPRIVDDATKARMKAVLTDIQDGTFARNWTEEYKAGLPNYKRLKQADLDHPIEKVGKALRARMPWLSATAPAAKPA from the coding sequence ATGACCGATACACCCGCCACCACCGCCCCGCTGGCCCAGGCCCGCATCGCCGTTATCGGCTATGGCAGCCAGGGTCGCGCCCACGCCCTGAATCTGAAGGACTCCGGGCTGGACGTGATCGTCGGCCTGCGCAAGGACGGCCCCTCGTGGCAAAAGGCCATCGAGGACGGCTTTGCCGTCGCCGAACCGTCTGCCGCCGTGGCCGAAGCCGATCTGGTGGCGGTCCTGACCCCGGACATGGTCCAGCCCGAGCTGTACCGCACCGCGATCGAACCCAACATCAAGCCCGGTGCCACCCTGTTGTTCGCCCATGGCTTCAATGTCCATTTCGGCCAGATCAAGCCCCGCGCCGATATCGATGTGGTGCTGGTGGCCCCCAAGGGACCGGGTGCACTGGTCCGTCGCGAATTCGAGATCGGCCGGGGCGTGCCCTGTCTGTTCGCGGTCTATCAGGATACGACCGGCCATGCCGAGGAGCGGGCCAAGGCCTATGCCGCCGGCCTGGGCGGCGCCCGCGCCCTGCTGATCCGCACCGACTTCAAGGAAGAGACCGAGACCGACCTGTTCGGCGAGCAGGCCGTGCTGTGCGGCGGCGCCAGCGAACTGGTGATCAAGGGCTTCGAGACCTTGGTCGAGGCCGGTTACCAGCCTGAAATCGCCTATTACGAAGTGCTGCACGAGCTGAAGCTGATCGTGGACCTGTTCTATGAAGGCGGCATCAGCCGGATGCTGGAATTCATCTCCGAGACCGCGCAATACGGCGACTACGTCAGTGGCCCGCGCATTGTCGACGATGCCACCAAGGCGCGCATGAAGGCCGTGCTGACCGACATTCAGGATGGCACCTTCGCCCGCAACTGGACCGAGGAATACAAGGCCGGACTGCCGAACTACAAGCGCCTGAAGCAGGCCGATCTGGATCATCCGATCGAGAAGGTCGGCAAGGCCCTGCGTGCCCGCATGCCCTGGCTGTCAGCCACAGCGCCGGCCGCCAAGCCCGCCTGA
- the ilvB gene encoding biosynthetic-type acetolactate synthase large subunit has translation MSGAEIVVQVLADQGVDIAFGYSGGAILPVYDAIYRYNHEHPGTTEALSLIVPANEQAAGFMASGYARASGKVGVAIVTSGPGATNTVTPVRDSMSDSIPMVVICGQVGTAAIGSDAFQEAPISNIMSACAKHVFLVTDADKLEATLRSAFDIARSGRPGPVVIDLPKDIQNAEVPFDGSSMLPLPGYRARLLASARRELGEAACNDFLQALTRAERPLIYAGGGVVAANAADALRAFASHFGLPITTTLMGIGITDTAAPLALHMLGMHGTAYANYAVDDCDLLIVVGARFDDRVAGLPDRFAANARFIAQFDIDPAEIDKVKTVDWHYLGALAPALDQLRHAGSDMNTRKKLEPWHRHLAELKRVHAMNYDRGSDRIQPYAVIEAINRVTRGEAIISTGVGQHQMWAAQYFDFRRPRQWLTSGAMGTMGFGLPAAVGAQFARPDAMVIDIDGDASIRMNIGELETVTTYGLPVKIVVLNNCGDGMVRQWQKLFYKGRFAASDKSLHKKDFIKAAEADGFEWARRLSRPDEIETSIAEFLAFRGPAFLEVMIDPDAGVYPMVGPGAAYAEMITGPFIPSRSPAAADTDRDIPSNMF, from the coding sequence ATGAGCGGGGCCGAGATCGTGGTCCAGGTGCTGGCCGATCAGGGCGTGGATATCGCCTTCGGCTACTCGGGAGGGGCGATCCTGCCGGTCTACGATGCCATCTACCGCTACAACCACGAACATCCGGGCACCACGGAGGCGCTGTCACTGATCGTGCCCGCCAACGAGCAGGCTGCCGGCTTCATGGCCTCCGGCTATGCCCGCGCCTCCGGCAAGGTCGGTGTCGCCATCGTCACCTCGGGACCTGGCGCCACCAATACCGTGACACCGGTACGCGATTCGATGTCCGACTCGATTCCCATGGTCGTCATCTGCGGGCAGGTCGGTACTGCCGCCATCGGCAGCGATGCCTTCCAGGAAGCACCGATCAGCAACATCATGAGCGCCTGCGCCAAGCATGTCTTTCTGGTCACCGATGCCGACAAGCTGGAAGCCACCCTGCGCAGTGCATTCGATATCGCCCGCAGCGGCCGTCCCGGACCGGTCGTGATCGACCTTCCCAAGGACATCCAGAATGCCGAAGTACCCTTTGACGGAAGCAGTATGCTGCCGCTGCCAGGCTACCGCGCGCGATTGCTGGCGTCCGCCCGGCGTGAGCTGGGCGAGGCCGCATGCAACGACTTTCTGCAGGCTCTGACACGCGCTGAACGACCACTGATCTATGCCGGCGGCGGCGTGGTCGCCGCCAATGCCGCCGATGCACTGCGTGCCTTTGCCAGTCACTTCGGACTGCCGATCACCACCACCCTGATGGGTATTGGCATCACCGACACCGCCGCACCGCTGGCCCTGCATATGCTGGGCATGCACGGTACCGCCTATGCCAACTACGCGGTGGACGACTGCGATCTGCTGATCGTGGTGGGTGCCCGCTTCGACGACCGGGTGGCCGGACTGCCGGACCGGTTTGCCGCAAACGCCCGCTTTATCGCCCAGTTCGATATCGATCCGGCCGAGATCGACAAGGTCAAGACCGTGGACTGGCATTATCTGGGCGCATTGGCTCCGGCACTGGACCAATTACGCCATGCCGGGTCCGACATGAACACCCGCAAGAAACTGGAACCATGGCATCGGCATCTGGCCGAACTCAAGCGCGTGCATGCCATGAACTACGACCGCGGCAGCGATCGGATCCAGCCTTATGCAGTCATCGAGGCGATCAATCGCGTCACCCGCGGCGAGGCCATCATCAGCACCGGCGTCGGCCAGCACCAGATGTGGGCCGCCCAGTATTTTGACTTCCGCCGGCCCCGGCAATGGCTGACCTCAGGCGCCATGGGCACCATGGGATTCGGTCTGCCGGCGGCCGTCGGCGCCCAGTTCGCCCGGCCGGATGCCATGGTGATCGATATCGACGGCGATGCCAGCATCCGCATGAACATCGGCGAGCTGGAAACCGTCACGACCTATGGTCTGCCGGTCAAGATCGTAGTGCTCAACAACTGCGGTGACGGCATGGTCCGGCAATGGCAGAAACTGTTCTACAAGGGCCGCTTCGCCGCCTCGGACAAGAGCCTGCACAAGAAGGACTTCATCAAGGCGGCCGAGGCCGACGGCTTCGAGTGGGCGCGCAGACTCAGCCGGCCGGACGAAATCGAAACCAGCATCGCCGAATTCCTGGCTTTCCGGGGACCGGCCTTTCTGGAAGTGATGATCGATCCGGATGCCGGCGTCTACCCCATGGTCGGTCCGGGCGCAGCCTATGCCGAAATGATCACCGGCCCGTTCATCCCGTCCCGGTCGCCAGCGGCGGCCGACACTGATCGCGACATCCCCAGCAACATGTTTTGA
- the ilvN gene encoding acetolactate synthase small subunit, with protein sequence MKTQLQPHIITILLDNEVGALARVAGLFAARGYNIDSLSVAATADPSQSRLTLTTHGDTRILHQVVSQLRKLVDVLEVQDLTGQTHLESELLIINVRCPQGRSDAVDACLYRHRAFPVAVNGDVSSIQFAGTGKAVRAFLDDIEAVAEVLVLARSGTAALQLH encoded by the coding sequence ATGAAAACCCAGCTGCAGCCCCATATCATCACCATCCTGCTGGACAATGAAGTCGGCGCCCTGGCGCGCGTCGCCGGACTGTTTGCCGCCCGCGGCTACAATATCGACTCGCTGAGCGTCGCCGCGACCGCCGATCCCAGCCAGTCACGACTGACCCTGACCACCCATGGCGATACCCGTATACTGCATCAGGTCGTGAGTCAGCTGCGCAAGCTGGTCGATGTGCTGGAGGTGCAGGATCTCACCGGACAGACCCATCTGGAATCCGAACTGCTGATCATCAACGTCCGCTGCCCGCAGGGACGAAGCGATGCTGTCGATGCCTGCCTGTACCGACATCGGGCCTTTCCAGTGGCAGTCAACGGTGACGTCTCCAGCATTCAGTTCGCCGGCACAGGCAAAGCGGTCCGTGCCTTCCTGGATGACATCGAGGCCGTCGCCGAAGTACTGGTACTGGCACGCAGCGGAACGGCGGCCCTGCAGCTGCATTGA
- a CDS encoding GGDEF domain-containing protein, producing the protein MSADPAVHELRPEERFVDSVAQLTLHRDIDALDHSLTLSLAELLRARHVLLYKCMGDDGVMESWVSCRQMEAGHYAVRPALPVETAAWQTRLRACQDGQRPGHSAGADGYHYVWTPIHKDGLVAGALMVEGGEPFDAISKVLDGFSRIYSNYVSLIREAERDKLTGLFNRSTLDRQLQRLLERVGLTHQGVAPERLWLAILDIDHFKRVNDTYGHLYGDEVILWLAQQLRSSFPAPNALFRFGGEEFVALLLGPDEAGVETMLERFRARMAAHVFSQIGTVTVSIGFVEVSTAGFSTQALDLADKALYYAKKHGRNQVRSYQGLIHAGALDGGVMSGSVDLF; encoded by the coding sequence ATGTCTGCGGATCCGGCTGTGCACGAGCTGCGGCCGGAGGAGCGGTTCGTCGACTCCGTGGCCCAGCTGACCTTGCACCGGGATATTGACGCCCTGGACCACAGCCTGACCCTGTCCCTGGCCGAGTTGCTGCGTGCTCGCCATGTGCTTCTGTACAAATGCATGGGCGACGATGGGGTCATGGAGTCCTGGGTGTCCTGCCGTCAAATGGAGGCAGGGCATTACGCGGTTCGTCCAGCTCTGCCAGTCGAGACAGCCGCCTGGCAGACTCGGCTGCGGGCCTGTCAAGATGGCCAGCGCCCCGGTCACTCGGCAGGCGCGGATGGATATCACTACGTATGGACGCCTATCCATAAAGATGGACTTGTTGCAGGCGCCCTGATGGTCGAGGGTGGCGAGCCGTTCGATGCCATATCCAAGGTTCTGGATGGCTTCAGTCGAATCTACTCCAATTATGTCAGCCTGATTCGCGAAGCTGAACGGGACAAGCTTACCGGACTCTTCAATCGCAGCACGCTGGATCGCCAGCTGCAACGACTGCTGGAGCGGGTCGGCTTGACTCATCAGGGGGTGGCGCCGGAGCGGTTGTGGCTGGCGATTCTCGATATCGATCATTTCAAACGCGTCAATGACACGTATGGCCATCTATACGGTGATGAGGTGATTCTGTGGCTGGCGCAGCAGCTGCGATCCAGTTTTCCCGCGCCGAATGCGCTGTTTCGCTTCGGCGGAGAGGAATTCGTGGCCTTGCTGCTGGGCCCGGACGAGGCCGGTGTCGAGACGATGCTGGAGCGGTTTCGGGCGCGGATGGCCGCACATGTGTTTTCGCAGATCGGAACGGTGACCGTCAGCATCGGTTTTGTCGAGGTCAGCACGGCGGGATTTTCGACCCAGGCGCTGGATCTGGCCGACAAGGCGCTGTATTACGCCAAGAAGCATGGCCGCAACCAGGTCCGCAGCTATCAGGGGCTGATCCATGCGGGCGCGCTGGATGGCGGAGTGATGAGCGGCAGTGTCGACCTGTTCTGA
- a CDS encoding glycosyltransferase, producing the protein MFWQAHAAWLWALPPVLIWFGLLLLPWLPWRVREHLEPAPPAAQPLRLDQLTVLIPARNEADVIGQTLAGLQAQGQGLRVVVIDDQSTDGTAEVALGFDGVTVISGKPLPKGWAGKLWALEQGRGEVQTPWTLLLDADIVLQPGMLAALLAKQREQGVQFVSLMADLRRTSVWDRLLLPTFVYYFKLLYPFALANGRWRWAAAAAGGCILVETTALRQVGAFESLRDALIDDCTLARQIKRAGLRTWTGLSRGVISLRPYGTLGSIHDMVARSAFTQLGYSTLLLLLVTLVFAASYWLPLLLLALPGTRDLAVAALLAMWVSYLPTLRYYRMAPWWGLALPISASLYLAMTWSSAIRYWRGTRSLWKGRSYEA; encoded by the coding sequence GTGTTCTGGCAAGCCCATGCGGCATGGCTGTGGGCCTTGCCCCCGGTCCTCATCTGGTTCGGGCTGCTGCTGCTGCCCTGGCTCCCTTGGCGGGTCCGTGAGCATCTGGAGCCGGCCCCGCCAGCGGCGCAGCCGTTGCGTCTGGATCAGCTGACCGTGCTGATCCCCGCTCGCAACGAGGCCGATGTGATCGGTCAGACCCTGGCCGGGCTGCAAGCCCAGGGCCAGGGCTTGCGGGTCGTGGTGATCGATGACCAGTCTACTGACGGCACCGCGGAGGTAGCGCTGGGTTTCGACGGTGTCACGGTGATCTCCGGCAAGCCGCTGCCCAAGGGCTGGGCAGGCAAGCTGTGGGCGCTGGAACAGGGACGGGGCGAAGTGCAGACTCCGTGGACCTTGCTGCTGGATGCCGACATCGTGCTGCAGCCGGGGATGCTGGCTGCCTTGCTGGCCAAGCAGCGCGAGCAGGGTGTGCAGTTCGTCTCCCTGATGGCGGATCTGCGTCGGACCAGTGTCTGGGACCGCCTGCTGTTGCCGACCTTCGTGTACTACTTCAAGCTGCTGTACCCCTTCGCCTTGGCCAATGGCCGCTGGCGCTGGGCGGCGGCAGCGGCGGGCGGCTGCATTCTTGTCGAGACGACGGCGCTGCGGCAGGTCGGTGCCTTCGAGAGTCTGCGTGACGCGCTGATAGACGACTGCACCCTGGCACGCCAGATCAAGCGTGCCGGCCTGCGGACCTGGACCGGCCTGAGTCGGGGAGTGATCAGCCTGCGGCCCTACGGCACGCTGGGTTCCATTCACGACATGGTGGCCAGGTCGGCTTTCACCCAGCTGGGTTATTCGACCCTGCTGCTGCTGCTGGTCACGCTCGTGTTCGCCGCCTCCTACTGGCTGCCGCTGCTGCTGCTGGCCCTGCCTGGTACTCGCGATCTGGCCGTTGCGGCCCTGCTGGCGATGTGGGTCAGCTACCTTCCCACCTTGCGTTATTACCGCATGGCGCCGTGGTGGGGGTTGGCGCTGCCGATCAGTGCAAGTCTGTATCTGGCCATGACCTGGAGTTCGGCCATCCGCTATTGGCGTGGCACCCGCTCACTGTGGAAAGGCCGAAGCTACGAGGCCTGA
- the hpnH gene encoding adenosyl-hopene transferase HpnH, which translates to MGIPLIQKYKVAKYIIGKKLTGQKRYPLAMMLEPLFQCNLACAGCGKIDYPKEILKKRVSVEEAMAAVDECGAPVVSIPGGEPLIHKEMPQIVQGLIKRKKFIYLCTNAILLAKHIDEYEPSPYFTWSVHLDGLKERHDDSVCQEGVFEKAVEAIKMALARGFRVTINCTLFSGEKPEEVAEFFDYAMTLGIEAITVSPGYSYQHAPRQDVFMGRTQSKNLFRDIFRLGKQRKEKWVFNQSSMFLDFMAGNQSYQCTPWSNPTYNVFGWQRPCYLLVDEGYAKSYKDLMETTDWDKYGVGNNPKCDNCMAHCGFEGTSVDDTFAHPLKALKVAMFGPRTEGSMAPDLPIRYGDRANATAVHVPITSIKRPSQETADVDSSSH; encoded by the coding sequence ATGGGTATTCCGCTGATCCAAAAATACAAAGTTGCCAAGTACATCATCGGCAAGAAGCTCACGGGCCAGAAACGCTACCCGCTGGCGATGATGCTGGAGCCCCTGTTCCAGTGCAATCTGGCCTGTGCCGGTTGCGGCAAGATCGATTATCCCAAGGAAATCCTCAAGAAGCGCGTCAGCGTCGAGGAGGCGATGGCCGCGGTGGACGAATGCGGTGCGCCGGTGGTCTCGATCCCGGGTGGCGAGCCGCTGATCCACAAGGAAATGCCCCAGATCGTCCAGGGCCTGATCAAGCGCAAGAAGTTCATCTATCTGTGCACCAACGCCATTCTGCTGGCCAAGCACATCGATGAATACGAGCCCTCCCCGTACTTCACCTGGTCGGTGCATCTTGATGGCCTGAAAGAGCGCCACGATGATTCCGTCTGTCAGGAAGGTGTGTTCGAGAAGGCGGTCGAGGCCATCAAGATGGCATTGGCCCGCGGTTTCCGCGTCACCATCAACTGCACCCTGTTCTCCGGCGAAAAGCCCGAGGAAGTGGCCGAGTTCTTCGACTACGCGATGACCCTCGGTATCGAGGCCATCACCGTGTCGCCGGGCTACAGCTACCAGCATGCCCCGCGCCAGGACGTGTTCATGGGGCGGACCCAGAGCAAGAACCTGTTCCGCGACATCTTCCGCCTTGGCAAGCAGCGCAAGGAAAAGTGGGTTTTCAACCAGTCCTCCATGTTCCTGGACTTCATGGCCGGCAACCAGTCCTATCAGTGCACTCCGTGGTCGAATCCGACCTACAACGTGTTCGGCTGGCAGCGCCCCTGCTACCTGCTGGTCGACGAGGGATACGCCAAGTCCTACAAGGACCTGATGGAAACCACCGACTGGGACAAGTACGGCGTCGGCAACAATCCGAAGTGCGACAACTGCATGGCCCATTGCGGCTTCGAGGGCACCTCGGTGGATGACACCTTTGCCCACCCGCTGAAAGCTTTGAAGGTCGCCATGTTCGGTCCTCGCACCGAAGGCTCGATGGCTCCGGATCTGCCGATCCGCTATGGTGACCGCGCCAATGCGACCGCGGTGCATGTGCCGATCACCTCGATCAAGCGTCCGTCGCAGGAAACGGCTGACGTCGACAGCAGCAGCCACTGA
- the idi gene encoding isopentenyl-diphosphate Delta-isomerase, producing the protein MTVECSTRQGRTAQASAPIVSFDDEPLVLVDAADIELGFLDKASAHRGQGTLHRAFSIFIFNSRGEVLLQRRAEAKRLWPGYWSNACCSHPRRGESMESAVRRRLDEELGLVAVLRYLYKFEYHAQFDEDGAEHELCWVYAGQADAMPEVNPNEVAELRYIDPQALDGWINDQPETFTPWFKLEWARLRQDHSELWSRCGDAN; encoded by the coding sequence TTGACTGTCGAATGTTCAACCCGCCAAGGCCGGACGGCCCAGGCATCGGCACCCATCGTTTCGTTTGACGATGAGCCGCTGGTGCTGGTCGATGCCGCGGATATCGAACTCGGCTTTCTGGACAAGGCCTCGGCTCATCGCGGTCAAGGAACCTTGCACCGGGCTTTTTCGATCTTTATTTTCAACAGCCGCGGCGAGGTGCTGTTGCAGCGTCGGGCTGAAGCCAAGCGATTGTGGCCGGGCTACTGGTCCAATGCCTGCTGCAGCCATCCACGTCGTGGCGAGTCGATGGAGTCGGCGGTGCGACGCCGGCTGGACGAGGAGCTGGGACTGGTTGCTGTCCTGCGCTATCTGTACAAATTCGAATATCATGCACAGTTCGACGAGGATGGTGCCGAACACGAATTGTGCTGGGTCTATGCCGGCCAGGCGGATGCCATGCCGGAGGTCAATCCGAACGAGGTTGCGGAGCTGCGCTATATCGATCCTCAGGCCCTGGATGGCTGGATCAACGATCAGCCTGAGACATTCACCCCCTGGTTCAAGCTGGAGTGGGCACGTCTCCGGCAGGACCATTCCGAACTGTGGAGTCGCTGCGGCGACGCAAACTAG
- the hpnI gene encoding bacteriohopanetetrol glucosamine biosynthesis glycosyltransferase HpnI translates to MFTLTVLPEALGTALILAACAYALLACIALHKTRLQSRARPVGATRPTSVLKPLCGAEPRLYDNLRSFCVQDHPQYQLVFGVREADDPAIEVVARLQHEFPDLDMQLVIAPQVHGQNLKVSNLINMLPATKHDWLVLADSDIDVPINYLSHVVAPLADPATGIVTCLYRGRPAAGLWSQLGGQFIDEWFTPSVRLSQLLGSQRFGFGATIALRRDCLAGLGGLEALKDTLADDYWLGELSRRQGLRSVLSDVITTTDVTETSLASLWAHEMRWLRTIRSLAPFGFAMTFVCFTLPVLGIGLILAHNSYNFVMAGVGAMARWWIHFTQRRGRSWQGAKYEAWLVPARDLLLFIEWTVALTRWQVSWRGQVMNAKGQDPA, encoded by the coding sequence ATGTTCACCCTTACCGTACTGCCAGAGGCTCTCGGCACCGCCCTGATCCTGGCGGCATGCGCGTACGCGCTGCTTGCGTGTATTGCGCTGCACAAAACACGTTTGCAAAGCCGGGCCCGCCCCGTCGGCGCCACCCGGCCGACAAGCGTGCTGAAGCCACTGTGCGGAGCCGAGCCGCGGCTTTACGACAATCTGCGCAGCTTCTGCGTGCAGGACCACCCGCAGTACCAGCTGGTATTCGGCGTACGCGAGGCCGATGATCCTGCGATCGAGGTGGTCGCCCGCCTGCAGCATGAATTTCCGGATCTGGACATGCAATTGGTGATCGCACCGCAGGTGCATGGTCAGAATCTGAAAGTCAGCAACCTTATCAACATGTTGCCAGCCACCAAACATGACTGGCTGGTGCTGGCCGACAGTGACATCGATGTTCCGATCAATTACCTGAGTCATGTTGTCGCGCCCCTCGCCGATCCGGCGACCGGAATCGTCACCTGCCTCTACCGCGGCCGTCCCGCCGCAGGCCTCTGGTCCCAGCTTGGTGGCCAGTTCATCGACGAATGGTTCACCCCCTCGGTGCGACTGTCCCAGCTGCTGGGCTCGCAACGCTTCGGCTTCGGCGCGACCATCGCCCTGCGTCGTGACTGTCTGGCAGGTCTTGGCGGCCTCGAGGCTCTCAAGGACACCTTGGCCGATGATTACTGGCTGGGCGAGCTCAGTCGCCGCCAAGGCCTGCGCAGCGTGCTCTCCGATGTGATCACCACCACCGATGTCACCGAGACCAGCCTGGCCAGCCTGTGGGCGCACGAAATGCGCTGGCTGAGAACCATCCGCTCATTGGCGCCGTTCGGTTTCGCGATGACGTTCGTCTGCTTCACCCTTCCTGTTTTGGGTATCGGCCTCATCTTGGCGCATAATAGTTATAATTTTGTCATGGCCGGTGTCGGCGCAATGGCCCGTTGGTGGATCCACTTCACCCAGCGACGGGGCCGCAGCTGGCAAGGCGCGAAGTACGAAGCATGGTTGGTACCGGCTCGTGATCTGCTCCTGTTCATCGAATGGACAGTAGCGCTCACCCGCTGGCAGGTAAGCTGGCGTGGTCAGGTCATGAATGCCAAAGGCCAAGATCCAGCATAA